The following proteins are encoded in a genomic region of Cuculus canorus isolate bCucCan1 chromosome 21, bCucCan1.pri, whole genome shotgun sequence:
- the FNDC10 gene encoding fibronectin type III domain-containing protein 10 has product MPSLPPPAPPLVPLLLLCLALSRAAAAPGAEQEEPWCPYKVRGEGGGGGRLCFRSPARGFQCSARSCRSHRSAGGALVANVLRNGSVLVQWGSPRPSAGLRGFALNCSWDGTYTRFPCESVELGASCRDFLLPEAHGGVRYRLCLQPRFAPRRPAPPAQCVEFRPQPPAMRDIVVAMTAVGGSICLMLVFICLLVAYITENLMSPAVAAPRRP; this is encoded by the coding sequence ATGCCCAGCCTGCCTCCCCCCGCTCCGCCTCTCGTCCcgctcctcctgctctgcctcgCCCTGAGCCGGGCAGCGGCGGCGCCGGGGGCCGAGCAGGAGGAGCCGTGGTGCCCGTACAAGGTGCGGGGCgaaggcggcggcggcgggcggctgTGTTTCCGCAGCCCGGCTCGGGGTTTCCAGTGCTCGGCTCGCTCGTGCCGCTCGCACCGCTCGGCGGGCGGCGCTTTGGTGGCGAACGTTCTGCGCAACGGGAGCGTTTTGGTGCAGTGGGGGTCGCCGCGCCCCtcggcggggctgcggggcttCGCGCTCAACTGCTCGTGGGACGGCACCTACACGCGGTTCCCGTGCGAGAGCGTGGAGCTGGGAGCCTCCTGCCGGGATTTCCTGCTGCCCGAGGCCCACGGCGGGGTCCGGTACCggctgtgcctgcagccccgcttcgccccgcgccgccccgcgccccccgcgcAGTGCGTGGAGTTCCGCCCGCAGCCCCCCGCCATGCGCGACATCGTGGTGGCCATGACCGCCGTGGGGGGATCCATCTGCCTCATGCTCGTCTTCATCTGTCTCCTCGTGGCGTACATCACCGAGAACCTCATGAGCCCGGCCGTGGCCGCCCCGCGCAGACCCTAA